In Tolypothrix sp. NIES-4075, the following proteins share a genomic window:
- a CDS encoding transglycosylase domain-containing protein translates to MSSPHPPQKPKTLLGQVTQAVQTIQARVDFSKLALRPNARVPELLVQDSGADKAEVYPLLGDRYVLGRSSKSCDIVIRNPVVSQIHLSLSRDSTQRTPVFIIKDENSTNGIYRGKRRVTSLELRHGDTFTLGPPELAASVRLQYVDPPPWYVKAATWSACGVGGATALFALVIGVEWLKFSVRPLPTATRAPVIVYARDGQKPLREPRSTAHIDKKRLEDFGPYLPAAVVASEDSRYYWHFGVDPYGILRAVLINSRSGDVQQGASTVTQQVARSLFREYVGSQDSLGRKLREAVVALKLETFYSKDEILLTYLNRVFLGVDTSGFEDAARFYFEKPAKELTLAEAATLVGILPAPNGFDFCGESKNKLEAIEYRNRVLKRLLEMGKIKQEEYNRARRSPIEVSPKVCEQQAKTIAPYFYSYVFQELKSILGEDLATEGNFIIETQLDPAIQTQAEAALRNSVNNGGSSFRYSQGAIVTLDSSTGAILAMVGGTDYKKSQFNRAIQAKRQPGSTFKLFTYTAAIEQGISPERSYSCDSLRWQGFTYKPCRSGAGGSYDIATGLALSENPIALRVAKEIGLNKVVAMAHRLGIKSSLDPVAGLVLGQSVVNVTEMTGAFGAIGNRGVWNRPHAISRILDSSDCRDRNDLKTCRVIYSFDQDPEANKRVLKPEIADTMTNLLRGVISRGTGRSAAIGLGEAGKTGTTNNNVDLWFIGFIPSKQLVTGIWLGNDNNSPTSGSSAQAAQLWGNYMGRITK, encoded by the coding sequence ATGAGTTCCCCCCACCCCCCTCAAAAGCCAAAAACTTTGCTTGGTCAGGTGACTCAAGCAGTACAAACAATTCAAGCAAGAGTTGATTTTTCCAAACTAGCGCTGCGACCTAATGCCAGAGTACCAGAATTATTGGTGCAGGATTCGGGGGCGGACAAGGCGGAGGTATATCCATTATTAGGCGATCGCTACGTATTAGGTCGCAGTTCCAAATCCTGCGATATCGTCATCCGCAACCCAGTTGTCAGCCAAATTCATCTGTCACTGTCCCGCGATTCTACTCAACGAACTCCGGTTTTTATCATCAAAGATGAAAACTCAACTAATGGCATTTATCGCGGCAAACGTCGTGTCACTTCCCTAGAACTACGACACGGTGACACCTTCACCCTCGGACCACCAGAACTCGCCGCTTCCGTGCGGCTGCAATACGTCGATCCACCACCTTGGTATGTAAAAGCTGCCACATGGAGCGCTTGCGGTGTCGGTGGAGCCACAGCCTTATTCGCCTTGGTAATTGGCGTAGAATGGCTCAAATTCTCGGTTAGACCTCTACCCACAGCCACCCGCGCCCCGGTAATCGTTTACGCTCGTGATGGACAAAAGCCATTACGCGAACCTCGCTCTACAGCTCACATCGACAAAAAGCGTTTAGAAGACTTTGGTCCTTATTTGCCCGCTGCTGTAGTAGCCTCAGAAGATAGCCGTTATTATTGGCACTTCGGGGTTGACCCATACGGAATTTTGCGAGCAGTGCTAATTAATAGCCGCAGTGGAGATGTACAGCAAGGTGCTAGTACTGTAACTCAGCAAGTCGCCAGAAGTTTATTTCGCGAATATGTCGGCAGCCAAGACTCCCTTGGGCGAAAATTGCGAGAGGCTGTAGTTGCTTTGAAGTTAGAAACCTTTTACAGTAAAGATGAAATTTTACTGACTTATCTAAATCGGGTCTTTTTGGGGGTGGATACCTCCGGGTTTGAGGATGCAGCTCGATTTTACTTTGAGAAGCCGGCAAAAGAATTAACTTTGGCAGAAGCTGCGACGTTAGTAGGAATTTTACCCGCTCCCAATGGCTTCGATTTTTGTGGAGAAAGTAAGAATAAATTAGAAGCAATTGAATATCGCAATCGCGTGCTGAAGCGGTTGCTGGAGATGGGGAAAATCAAACAAGAAGAGTATAACCGCGCTAGGCGATCGCCTATCGAAGTTAGCCCCAAAGTTTGCGAACAGCAAGCCAAAACAATTGCACCCTATTTCTACAGTTACGTCTTTCAAGAACTCAAATCGATTTTGGGTGAAGATTTAGCCACAGAAGGCAACTTTATTATAGAAACTCAGCTAGACCCAGCAATTCAAACGCAAGCCGAAGCCGCGTTGCGAAATTCTGTCAACAACGGTGGCTCAAGTTTTCGTTATTCCCAAGGAGCAATAGTTACTCTTGATTCCAGCACCGGTGCGATACTGGCAATGGTAGGGGGAACCGATTACAAAAAAAGTCAGTTTAATCGCGCTATCCAGGCTAAAAGACAACCCGGTTCTACTTTTAAACTTTTTACTTACACTGCTGCCATTGAGCAAGGAATTTCCCCTGAAAGAAGTTATTCGTGTGATTCTTTGCGCTGGCAAGGCTTTACCTACAAACCTTGTCGCAGTGGTGCTGGTGGTAGTTATGATATCGCTACCGGTCTTGCGCTTTCCGAAAACCCGATCGCTTTACGAGTTGCCAAAGAAATCGGATTAAATAAAGTTGTAGCAATGGCGCACCGTTTGGGGATAAAGTCTTCTCTAGATCCAGTTGCGGGTTTGGTGCTTGGTCAAAGTGTAGTTAATGTCACGGAAATGACTGGTGCTTTTGGAGCCATTGGTAATCGTGGTGTCTGGAATCGTCCGCACGCAATTAGCCGGATTTTAGATAGCAGTGATTGTCGCGATCGCAATGATTTAAAAACTTGCCGCGTCATCTACTCCTTTGACCAAGATCCAGAAGCAAACAAGCGCGTACTCAAACCGGAAATAGCCGATACCATGACCAATTTGCTACGCGGTGTCATCTCCAGAGGTACAGGACGCAGTGCCGCTATTGGATTAGGCGAAGCTGGTAAAACAGGCACAACAAATAACAACGTTGACCTGTGGTTTATTGGCTTTATTCCTAGTAAGCAACTCGTAACTGGTATTTGGTTAGGAAACGATAATAATTCTCCCACATCTGGCAGCAGCGCTCAAGCAGCCCAACTTTGGGGAAATTATATGGGGAGAATTACAAAATAG
- a CDS encoding DUF4335 domain-containing protein, which produces MNIQRKYSLPNCTLLLEGLSDATRATHFQEMRPELSILVNAECYLSGYKQPLVGGREFFESLVRAVSGYAQEFLSNVPNPLAHNTESELVQFQKIHSNRHRLIVHSDVQKNAEAKSNNGKAPIEIDLNSVQLFDLVEAVDQFFADSQTLPELSLELQPVGKGSGLASQAFIKQAVPAGVGVSSLAVCAIAIGLIPAPQLRQPQQQTNSTTPSNTQKAADATNRTASAIPTASATPIANAIPTPTTTPTATSAVTTDLEALLKTVPEITDASQLRALNRQVYNQINPDWANRSGLNEDLVYRLGVAADGAIVGYKATNKEANQAIEKTPLPKLLYNPAKRGGINNEPIAQFRVVFTQQGVLQVSPWRGYANTPQVIGAKITDANAVKDLNKKLYDTIRQNWSGTPTFSQNLKYRVAVNKDGTIADYEPLNQVAFDYFRETPLPKIFNALYGSNVAPPNTKQPLAHYQVVFQPNGNLEVTPWQGYR; this is translated from the coding sequence ATGAATATTCAACGTAAGTATAGTTTACCTAATTGCACACTGCTTTTAGAAGGTTTAAGTGATGCTACAAGAGCGACACACTTCCAAGAAATGCGCCCAGAACTGTCAATTCTGGTAAATGCAGAATGCTATTTATCCGGCTACAAACAGCCATTAGTGGGAGGACGAGAATTTTTTGAAAGTTTGGTGAGAGCCGTTAGTGGTTATGCTCAAGAATTTTTGAGCAATGTACCGAACCCACTCGCACACAACACAGAATCAGAGTTAGTGCAGTTTCAGAAAATTCACAGCAATCGACATAGATTGATTGTGCATTCAGATGTGCAAAAAAATGCCGAAGCTAAATCTAATAATGGAAAAGCACCAATTGAAATCGATTTGAATAGTGTGCAGTTGTTTGATTTAGTCGAAGCGGTGGATCAGTTTTTTGCTGATAGCCAAACTTTACCAGAGTTGTCACTAGAATTACAACCTGTTGGCAAAGGTTCTGGTCTTGCTAGTCAAGCGTTTATCAAGCAAGCAGTACCCGCTGGTGTGGGAGTATCGAGTTTGGCTGTATGTGCGATCGCCATTGGTTTGATTCCAGCGCCACAACTGCGTCAACCACAACAGCAGACTAACTCTACAACACCCAGCAACACACAGAAAGCAGCAGATGCTACAAATCGCACAGCATCTGCTATCCCCACAGCATCTGCTACCCCCATAGCAAATGCTATTCCCACACCAACTACCACCCCGACTGCAACAAGCGCAGTTACAACAGATTTAGAAGCTCTTTTAAAAACAGTTCCGGAAATTACTGATGCCTCTCAACTGCGGGCATTAAATCGCCAAGTCTACAATCAAATTAATCCTGATTGGGCTAATCGCTCAGGATTAAATGAGGATTTAGTCTATCGTCTCGGTGTGGCTGCGGATGGTGCGATCGTCGGTTATAAAGCGACGAATAAAGAAGCAAATCAGGCAATAGAAAAAACTCCTTTGCCGAAACTGCTTTATAATCCTGCCAAACGTGGGGGCATTAACAACGAACCGATCGCTCAATTTCGAGTAGTATTTACACAGCAAGGTGTGCTGCAAGTTAGTCCTTGGCGGGGATACGCCAACACACCACAAGTTATCGGCGCAAAAATCACAGATGCCAACGCCGTCAAAGATTTAAATAAGAAGCTTTATGATACAATTCGCCAAAATTGGAGCGGTACTCCCACTTTTTCGCAAAATTTGAAGTATCGAGTCGCCGTCAACAAAGATGGAACGATCGCCGATTATGAACCACTTAACCAAGTAGCTTTTGATTATTTCCGGGAAACACCGCTTCCCAAGATATTCAACGCACTTTACGGTTCAAATGTAGCCCCTCCCAACACCAAACAACCCCTCGCTCACTACCAAGTAGTATTTCAGCCCAACGGCAATCTAGAAGTCACTCCTTGGCAGGGATATCGATAA
- a CDS encoding DUF3038 domain-containing protein, whose amino-acid sequence MNVSASLTPFNSSPTQKSAPMILDTLPDPAIEGQGCPRTTRVQIDLILLAIEALELGGSEAILGFAEELELKGIIKDRVNLWRMRSTNPLRRANIRRPLTIIEAKALVIIACYLARRLTVVIRQMLMIYQQMNEKQIPLEQNLRLSNYLERFRAHFKSRMNPRRSGFLALTSDDKLDELAMNLLSKLLFCTGTAGMQRFWISLFDGEVE is encoded by the coding sequence TGCTTCTTTAACGCCGTTCAACAGTAGTCCCACGCAAAAATCAGCGCCGATGATTCTGGACACTCTCCCCGATCCTGCAATTGAGGGACAAGGATGTCCCCGTACAACCCGCGTGCAAATTGACCTTATTTTACTAGCAATTGAAGCTTTAGAACTGGGTGGTTCTGAAGCAATTTTGGGATTTGCTGAAGAATTGGAGCTCAAAGGTATTATTAAAGATCGGGTGAATTTATGGCGAATGCGTAGCACTAACCCGTTACGTAGAGCAAATATTCGCCGTCCTTTGACTATTATCGAGGCGAAAGCTTTGGTAATAATCGCTTGCTATTTGGCGCGACGGTTGACAGTTGTCATTCGCCAAATGCTCATGATTTATCAACAAATGAATGAAAAACAGATTCCCTTAGAACAAAATTTGCGGCTTTCTAATTATCTAGAGCGATTTAGAGCGCATTTTAAAAGCCGCATGAATCCCCGCCGTTCTGGTTTTTTGGCATTAACTTCTGATGATAAATTAGATGAACTGGCGATGAATTTGTTAAGTAAATTATTATTTTGTACAGGTACAGCGGGAATGCAACGCTTCTGGATTAGTCTTTTTGACGGTGAAGTAGAATGA
- the lspA gene encoding signal peptidase II: MHLKNRLFWIAAFIVVILDQVTKNQVVSAAKSWQLETIIESKTGNIIYRPTLPLIQGIFHFTYVKNDGAAWSILSGHIDLLRFLSFAVSLVLIAVACFGPALYFWDQLGYGLILGGAMGNGIDRFILSYVVDFLDFRLINFPVFNVADSFISIGIVCLLISSFQKTEASSRRSP, from the coding sequence ATGCATTTAAAAAATCGCCTCTTTTGGATTGCTGCCTTCATAGTTGTTATCTTAGACCAAGTTACAAAAAACCAAGTGGTGTCAGCCGCAAAATCTTGGCAGTTGGAAACTATAATCGAATCAAAAACAGGAAATATAATATACAGACCTACTTTGCCACTCATCCAGGGGATATTTCATTTCACCTACGTAAAAAACGATGGTGCAGCTTGGAGTATACTTAGTGGACATATAGATTTGTTGCGCTTTTTATCATTTGCCGTAAGTTTAGTTTTGATAGCGGTAGCGTGCTTTGGTCCAGCCTTATATTTTTGGGATCAACTAGGCTATGGCTTGATTTTAGGCGGAGCGATGGGCAATGGCATCGATCGCTTTATTTTAAGTTACGTAGTTGATTTTCTCGATTTTCGATTGATCAACTTTCCTGTATTTAATGTGGCAGATTCATTTATTAGTATCGGCATTGTTTGCCTGCTGATTTCCTCATTTCAAAAAACAGAAGCTTCAAGTAGGCGATCACCTTAA